The genomic interval TTTTTCCACATCTCCTTTTGTTCTGTAAAACTTTGCAGCATAACGAAGCACGTATGGAAGATCAGGGGATTTCTGCAACGCTTCCTCAATGAATTTCAGTGCTTCTTCCTTCTGATTGAAGTGTTGTAGTTTTAGAGCCAGCAGCACCATGGCTTCAGTGTGATCTGGATCAAGCTCCAGCACACGTCTCAAATGCttcactgcttcactgggccCACGACTCTCTGGGGTACCAGAAAACCACTCCAGACGAAACAGAACAGTCGCATATCCAACATTCCATTCCGTGTTATCCGGATCTTCCTCCAGAGCCTTTTTAAAACATTCCATTGCATCTTCATAATATTGACTCGTACAATTCAGCAGTGACCAACCCTTCTCCCCGTACACTTCAGGTATCATTGCTGTATACCGAGAGGCATCAGGAAATTGTTGACAGATCCTCTCCAGTTTGTCGAGGTAGGACTGAGCCTCTGTCAGTTGCCCCATGTGATAATTGACCCAGGCACGGTTTCCATAGGTGACGATGATTCTTTTTTCAAATTCATCTTCATGATTCTCCCTCAGAATCTCTTCAGCTTCCTGTAAGTTTTGAATCGCCTCCTCACAGTTTCCTTGCAGACAGTTTACAAAAGCGAGTTGGTTGTAAGACGTGGCTCGATATATCACATCAAGCTGTATTGAATCTTCTAATCTTTGCTTCATATCATCCAAGTCAATGTTTTCTTTCTGTGGCGCCCACGTGAAGTGACATTGAAGCTGATCGAGCTTCACTTTCAACAAATCCTTCTCTTGGTCACTGCAAGAGAAAACAAATCATCAAAACCCATCTCAGACTAACTGAGACACCTCCTCCCATTTGGTTTTTGAAGCATTCTCCTGATTCCTGGACTCAGTAAATACTCTGGTCACAAGAGATGGTCTCtgcacaccacctgcaagttctcctccaagacaTTCactatcctgacctggaaatatattggccgttcttttgcagtcgctgggtcaaaatcctggaattcccttcctaacggcatttGGGTCAAACCAtagcacatgggctgcagcatttcaagaaggctggtcaccgccaccttctcaagggcaaccagggatgggcaataaatgctggccagccagcgacacccatgtcccaccaatgaataaaaagataGGAAATGTGAGGACTACACCGCTTCCTCATATTTCCTTCATGCTGACTGTTGTATTAGCTCCTGGTCTGTTAGTCACTGTTCAGTAACACCACAACCACCTCCTCTCACAATGACATGAACAGGAGCATTATCTGAATTTCTGTCTGTTACATTTGCCCAGTGCATCTCCCTGTTTTTCTTGCATTCTAATCTGCAATAAGAGCATCCTCACTACATTGTGCATGTTAATTCTAAAACATTTCCCCTTTCATTCCCAGTCCGCAGGGAAGCCTCAAGACCAGGAAGTCCGCTTTGCAGACAAAGGTGACAAGGGGTGGATTGGGGCTTGTGGATGAGATGATGGAGGGTGATTGATCCAAAAGAGGGGGAAATTCAGGCTTGGACATGTGACTACAAAACAGGATTAACTTAGTGATCGGGACAATTTATTGGCAAAATGCAAAGACCCCTTGAATTTGCATTGCAAGTGTAGATTGTTGTATGTATATTGTTTTTACAGAAGCTATGTGACTTGTATATGCTGTATCCAATCAAAACAATCCACCAACATGGAGggtgaggctgaatggcctatttctgtcttGCACGTACCATGCAATCAATtctgcctcctgtgctgtcaataTAATTTCTCCTTTCCAGTGTTGCCTTGGGCAGGCATCCTTAAATATTCACATGCAAGTCACATATAAGCTGCTAGTTACTGTACTTGAACTGGGAGTGAATTGCTAGCCTTTATTCAATGTGTAATGTAACACCACACAATCTGTGTTGTTAGTAATTCATTTGCCTTCTGAATAATAGTTACCAATAAAATAGCTTTGGAAAGTGAGTAGGTGCGTGCTTCATTGAGATTCGAACTAATtcattgatttgaattattaatcAATAACAATTTAAAAAATATCTTCCTATTGTTTTATGCTTTACAACAATCAGTGGCCTTGGTAAGCAAAACACCCTCTCACAGCGAATAAATAATTCCTGGTCTGTGTTCCAACTGCTTTGTAAAAGTATGCTAGTTTCTGAAaacaagctctgggttcagtcgTCTACACACCGGTGTCAATACTAAAGCAATTCTGATGAGCTTTACCTCATAATGTTGATCAAATGGGGAATGGGTCGAGTTCCTGTCTCAGCTTCACCCCTGCTTGAAGTGATGAGTTGATCGAGGGCAGTGTTGGGTTTTGTTACACTCTTTAGCTCATTAATTGATCCAGTCATGAATTGCTTGAGATCATTTCCTAAATGTGAATCGAAACTGAAGCGACGCAATGAAAAACAGAAACAGATTTTCTATTGAAGAAGGGAACGGGTTAATGAATTTTGTAATACTTAAAGATTTGTGCACCCCTGTAACCTTGTATgcccagttaacttgtttgtgcaagttTGTAATCTTGTATGCTGGCTAAACAAACCACAGGTGTCGAGATGCGATAACGGCTAATCACTAAAGAAGACCAATATTGTGACAATAGAGGAACAGAACAGAGACAGTCGCGGCCTTGAGACAGCTACGATTACACGGACTACGCAAAGGACGAAACTGCTGCAGCAGCAATAACTACATGATGGAGGACGAACCATGACAGACATCTTGGAGAACTGCGGACGTGACTCAGGGCGGGAACTGGGATGTATAAAAATCTACTCTTATTTGTGTTCGGGGAGAAGTCTGGTGAACCGCTTTAGGAACCAGGCTTCTCCCAAAAGTTTTTGCAATaaagccactgtactttgactcactgatagtctcagaggtattattttaccGACAACACTATCCAGGAAAGAAAATGGAACTGTAAACCATTCTTCCCATTCGCAAAAGCGCGATGCCAATTATGTTTGAGATGGATCTCCATGGAACTAATTCTAAACAAAGGCCAGTTTATAGCGTTAGATAAAAGATCACGGCTCAAATGCCTCTACCTCATCCATCAGTTACCTCTTGTGGTCTTTTGGACACACACAATTTGCTTCAATGGAGAGCACTGGATGTGGATCAGACCAATGTCATGTGACACCATCCCACTCATGCTTGAGGTGGTCTCCTCCATTCTCTCCTCCATCATGCTCCATGTGTTTGGAAAGTTTATAAATCGCATTGTACATTCTCTGCTGCTCCTCAGGGATTAGCTTTCTCATCAATAGCTCCAGGGCTTCTTAaaagtttacagtttatttattagtcacaagtaaggcttacattaacactgcaatgaagttaccgtgaaattcccctagtcgccacattccggtgcctgtttgggtcaatgcacctaaccaacccatctttcagactgtgggaggaaaccggagcacccggaggaaacccacgcagacacagggaagaatatgcacactccacacagacagtgacccaagccgggaattgaacccgggccctggcgctgaggggcagcagtgctgaggggcactgtgccaccgtgccgcccttggcaaCTTGGTGATGGCTTCCTGATATACTGACTTTATATCACTGACTTTTAAAATCCCACTCACTTCCAAACCTATCAAGGGTTAACATCAGGAACACCTAATACTGATGTAACTGCTGATGTAACTATGATGCAGTGTCAAAAGATTAGGTAACTGTGATCCAGAGGGAAAGAGAAGAACAACCTCGTGTAGAATTACTGAGCTGTGCAGAAACCTGTAGCTATAATAAAAATGGTTTTTACCAACCAGCCTCAAGTAGCTTTCTCAGGGGAACAGAAATATCCTAAAATATCCCATCCAGACCCCAATCACAAGATGAAACATGGTGGTAGCCAACAGCGAGTAAAAACTCCAGAAAAACTTCTGGCCTGCAGACCGGATAGACCTGCAGAAACAGGAAAAGAGGACAATTGATTGAAGACTCAGCTGAGAATTCAGAGAATTGTGGGTGTggtagttaaagttaatttattagtgtcacaagtaggcttacattaacactgcaatgaagttactgtgaaattccctgagtcaccacagtccggcacctgttgaggtcaatgcacccaaccagcacgactttcagaatgtgggaggaaaccggagcacccggaggaaatccacgcagacatggggagaatgtgcaaactccgcacatatagtgacccaagccaggaatcgaacccaggactctggcgctgtgaggcagcagtgctaaccactgtgccgctgtgccacccattgaGCAACCATTATTCCAGAAgatgaaagaaaaacagagtgaATGCATGGATCAATATATAAATGGCCTGTACAGGCTAGCATAAAATTGTGAATATAGGATCCTCAGAGATTGAGCAATATATGCTCACATAATAGTTGGACCCTTAGATGAAACTGTATTAGATCTCTTACAAATAAGGGAAGGTTTAATTCTCACCAAAGCAGTAAAGTTGATGAACAGACTGAGCTTAGAATGTAAAATTGAGCAGTCGCTCATGGGGAAAAGAATGAGTGAGACCATTCATTAAGTTGTACAGAAAAGAGAAAGCTTGTTGAAACATGAGCCTATTAAAGTGGGGAAAGTTGAACTAACCGCCATCTTGGAATGCTCTTGGTGTGGTGGGAAAGCCCTGCTGAAGTGGAAAGAATGCTTGGTAGAGGAGCAGAGTTCCATGCCTGTGGAAAGATAGGATATACAATTTAGATGACATGGTGATCTAAAGTACAAGTAGCCCTCAACAAGAAagagaaaacatagaacatagaacatagaacagtacagcacagaacaggcccttcagcccacgatgttgtgccgagctttatctgaaaccaagatcaagctatcccactccctatcatcctggtgtgctccatgtgcctatccaataactgcttaaatgttcctaaagtgtctgactccactatcactgcaggcagtccattccacaccccaaccactctctgcgtaaagaacctacctctgatatccttcctgtatctcccaccatgaaccctatagttatgcccccttgtaatagctccatccacccgaggaaatagtctttgaacgttcactctatccatccccttcatcattttataaacctctattaagtctcccctcagcctcctccgctccagagagaacagccctagctcccgcaacttttcctcataagacctaccctccaaaccaggcagcatcctggtaaatctccactgcactctttccagcgcttccacatccttcctatagtgaggtgaccagaactgcacacaatactccaaatgtggtctcaccaaggtcctgtacagttgcagcataaccccacggctcttaaactccaaccccctgttaataaaagctaacacactataggccttcttcacagctctatccacttgagtggcaacctttagagatctgtggatatgaaccccaagatctctctgttcctccacagtcttcagaaccctacctttgaccctataatccacatttaaattagtcctaccaaaatgaatcacctcacatttatcagggttaaactccatttgccatttttcagcccagctttgcaccctatctatgtctctttgcagcctacaacagccctccacctcatccactactccaccaatcttagtgtcatcagcaaatttactgatccacccttcagccccctcctctaagtcattaataaaaatcacaaagagcagaggaccaagcattgttccctgcggcactccgctagcaacctgcctacaatccgaaaattttccatcgaccaccaccctctgtcttcgatcagacagccagttacctatccaatcggccaactttccccctatcccacacctcctcactttcatcataagccgaccatgggggaccttctcaaacgccttactaaaatccatgtatatgacatcaactgccctaccttcatcaacacacttagttacctcctcaaaaaattcaatcaaatttgtgaggcacgacttgcccttcacgaatccatgctgactatcccggattaatccgcatctttctaaatggtcgtaaatcccatctctaaggacctgttccatcaatttaccaaccaccgaagtaagactaaccggtctataattaccagggtcatttctattccctttcttaaacagaggaacaacattcaccattctccagtcctctggcaccttccccgtggacagcgaggacccaaagatcaaagccaaaggctctgcaatctcatcccttgcctcccaaagaatcctaggatacatttcatcaggcccaggggacttatcgaccttcagtttattcaaaactgccaggacatcctccctccgaacatctattcccTCCAgcatattagcctgtaacaccttcttttcctcaaaaacatggcccctctccttggtgaacactgaagaaaagtattcattcatcacctcgcctatctctaccgactccatacacaagttcccactactgtccttgaccggccctaacctcaccctggtcattcttttattcctcacataagaggaaTAGAATCAATTCAAATACAAGAAGTAGAAGAGCCATAAGAAAAAACAAATAACCTCCCTGGGAGGTGTGAgcggggcagcaaggtggcacagtagttaacactgttccctcacagtgccagggacccgggttcaaatccagccttgggtggctgtgggggtttcctccaggtgctctggttttctccaaaaatgtgcaggttgggttgattggccatgctaaattgtcccttagtgtcaggggaattcgcagggtaaacacatgaggttgcgggaatagggtgagattgtttgtcggtgcaggctcgatgggctaaatggcctcatccgcactgtagggattctatgattctgtgagtctaAGTTAATAAATCAGAAAATAATCACtggaatattgaattcaaattggatGGATACCCCCGAGGTTTAAATTATACACAGATGGAGGTGTTTCAGACTTGTCTGATGAAGCAATGTCGTTTAAAAACAATACATTGCCGCCATCACCCATGCAGTTACAAGGCTCAGGAGGGACTACACTGAAAGTCATCGGTTAACACTTAGCAAGATCAAGATATTAGGATTAAAAGAAGTAATTGAGTATCTGTATATCATACGGCAACAAGAATCATCATTATTAAGCAGAAAAGCATGCTTACAATTGGGGCTGATTTACAAGGTTAACAAAGTTGCTGATGAGCTGTCCAAACACATCTTCAGGAATGACTTCCTAAAATTAATTTCAGGCTCAGCA from Mustelus asterias unplaced genomic scaffold, sMusAst1.hap1.1 HAP1_SCAFFOLD_301, whole genome shotgun sequence carries:
- the LOC144486231 gene encoding antiviral innate immune response effector IFIT1-like, whose protein sequence is MSDQEKDLLKVKLDQLQCHFTWAPQKENIDLDDMKQRLEDSIQLDVIYRATSYNQLAFVNCLQGNCEEAIQNLQEAEEILRENHEDEFEKRIIVTYGNRAWVNYHMGQLTEAQSYLDKLERICQQFPDASRYTAMIPEVYGEKGWSLLNCTSQYYEDAMECFKKALEEDPDNTEWNVGYATVLFRLEWFSGTPESRGPSEAVKHLRRVLELDPDHTEAMVLLALKLQHFNQKEEALKFIEEALQKSPDLPYVLRYAAKFYRTKGDVEKAVDLLKKGLEITPNSTFLHHQIGLCYRTRLYELMKYPDSKGPCNAALQQRAELIKLCKFHFQKAFESRPLTSIKPHLLFAEICS